From the Chanos chanos chromosome 7, fChaCha1.1, whole genome shotgun sequence genome, the window TGCAGACATTAATTAAAACATGGGAGGACACGACGCCGGAAGCCAGCACCAGTTTACTGGTTTTGCCAAGTACTTTAACGCATACACGATCACAGGACGGAGGAATGTAAGTCATTGACCGCGTTAATATTTGATTCTCTTATTTAAAATAATCCATTTGTATATAAGGCGTCCGTTTGGTTCTGTCTGGGGCTGATTTGCTAATTAAAACATATTGAAAAGCCTGTCTGCGTCGTGGTCCTCGTTACTAtgtaaattatttctttttcagtgtgtgttggcCACCTACGCTACCATTGCCACGCTTGTCCTCTACTTCAAGTTGAAGCCCAAAAAGAAGGCTGTAACTGCAAGCTAGTTATTCGTAAGTATTACAGCATCTCGTTATAACATTTTTGACCCCACTCGGATATTTTAGATGTGCTGAAGTATGGTGTCTGTCAGAGTTTTCATCAGTGTCTCTTCTCCCTCATACCTGGTTCTCTTAAATTAGCACgacaaatacacattttcatGAGAATGGTTAACGCATGTGTAGTATTTGTTTGGTCCTGCTTCAATACACTTTAGTCCTTTTAGCGAGGACACAAGGTAAGGGAGGCATATAAATGTATTGGGACATGCCCCAGTCTTTCCAATATAGACTCCC encodes:
- the atp5md gene encoding ATP synthase F(0) complex subunit k, mitochondrial, whose translation is MGGHDAGSQHQFTGFAKYFNAYTITGRRNCVLATYATIATLVLYFKLKPKKKAVTAS